A region of the Streptomyces sp. NBC_00442 genome:
TCCGCCGTTCCGCCGATACCGGCCCCGTACGAGGAGCACCGCATGAACCCCGCGATCCTGGTGATCCACCGGCCCGCCGCCGGGCGCTACACCACCCAGTTCCGCAGCGTCGTCGTGGCCGCGGCCGAGCTCGGTGTGGGCACGGTGGTGCTGCTGCCGGCCGGCGTCGAGGCCCCGGAGGCCGCCGGGCTGCCGCACTACCACTGCGACCTGGACGACCCGGCGGAGCTGCGCGCCGCGGTCGGCCGCATCGTGGCCGAGCACCGCATCGAGCGGATCTTCCCCCTGTTCGAAGGCGACGTCCTGCCCGCGAGCCGGGCCCGCAAGGACCACGGCATCCCCGGCCTCATGCCCTCCCAGGCCCTCAACTTCCGCGACAAGAACGTGATGCACCGCCGGGCCGAGGAGCTCGGCGTGACCGTGGCCCGCTCCTGCCGGCCCGACACCGTCTCGGCCGTCGCCGGCTTCGCCGAAGAGGTCGGCTACCCCGTCGTCGTCAAGCCGTACGCCGGCTGGGCCTGCGGCAACACCTACCGGGTGGACGACCGGGCCGAACTCGACCGGGTCTGGGCCGAGATGGGGGACGACCGGCACGAGTACCGGGTGGAGGAGTTCGTCCACGGTACCGAGTTCCACGTCGACTCCCTCGTCCAGCGCGGCGACGTCGTCTTCGAGCAGCTCTCCCAGTACACGTACTCCGTCCTCGACTACCGCGACGAGCCCGGCGGCACCATCTCCCGCAAGTACGGCCTGACGCCGGCGGAGCGGCGCATCCTGGAGCTGAACGGCGTGATCCTGCGGGGCTTCGGCCTGGGCACGGGGGTCGTGCACGCCGAGTTCTTCCTCCGGGACGACGGCGAGATCGTTTTCGGCGAGGCGGGCGCGCGGGCCGGCGGCGGCTCGATCGTGCCGGCCGTCCAGGCCGGGCGCGGCATCAACCTGGCCGGCGAGTGGTGCCGCCTCGAACTCGACCCCCACCACCGCCCCGCCGCCCGGCTCGGCCCGGAGATCGGCACCGAATACCTGTCGTCCGACGCGTACGGAACGATCACCGCCGTCACCTCGGCCGCCGAACTGACCTCGCTGGAGGGCGTGTTGGACGCCGACGTGTGGAAGGGCGTGGGCGACACGATCGCGCCGCCGACCGCCTCCAACGACGTGCTCGGCTGGTACGTGTGCGAGGGCCGCGACTTCGAGGAGGTGAAGGCCCGCTTCAAGACGGTGCGGGACACCTTCCGCGTGCGGACCGGCGGCCGTCCATGACCTGGGTGGCACGTCTGCGTCAACTCCCGCTCGCACTACGGGTGTTGTTCCTGGCCTCCTTCGTCAACCGGGCCGGCATGTTCGTCTTCCCGCTGCTCGCCGTCTACCTGGTGCGCGGCAAGGGGCTGAGCCCCGGCGAGGCCGGCCTGCTCATCTCCGTCGGCAGTACGGGCCTGCTGGCCGGCAGCCTCCTGAGCGGGCCGCTGTGCGACCGCGGCGGCAGACGGACGGCCCTGCTGAGCGCGCTGCTCCTCAACGCCGCCGGCTATCTCGGCCTCGCCCTGCTCGACGGCGCGCCCTGGACGTACGCGGCGCTGCTGTTCGTCGCCCTCGTCGGCATGGGCATGTTCAGCCCGGCCTCCAACACCCTGGTCGCCGACCTGACCACACCCGAGCAGCGCCCGTTCGCGTACACGATCAGCTACGTCGGCAACAACCTGGGCATGGGGGTGGGCCCCCTTCTGGGCGGGGTCGCGGCCGCGTACTCGTACCACGTCATGTTCGCCGGGAACATCGCGGCGGGTCTGCTGTGCGCGGCGATGATCCTGCTCCGGGTGCCGCACGACCGCAGGCGGCCGCCTCTCAACACCGGTCGTGACAAGAGCCGTTCGGGCCGTCGGCGCCTCGGCCACACCCACGTCCTGCTGCTCGTCCTCGTCTCCTTCTTCTACGTCGTCCCGCTCATCGGCCTCGAATACGCGCTGCCGCTCGCCGTCACCACGGTGCTGCACGACTCGGCGGGGCTCGTCGGCGCGGTCTACACGATCAACAGCGTCGTCGTGGTGAGCCTCGGGCTTGTCATGGAGAAGCACCTGCGCGGCCACGGCACCAAGGCGCTGCTCCTGGCCGCGGGGCTGCTGTGGACGCTCGGGCTCGCGGTGATCGTCCTCGGGTTCTCGCTGCCGGCGCTGCTGCTGTCCACGGTGGTGTGGACCCTCGGCGAGATCATCGTGTCCGTCGTGGTGCCCACGTACGTCGCCGACCACGTCGACGAGCACCGCGTCGGCACCTTCATGGCGCTCAACGGCTTCGTGCTCGGCCTCGCGCGGCTCGTGGTCCCGGTCGGCCTGGGCGTGCTGTGGACGGCCGACGGCCACCGGCCCGTCTTCGTGACCCTGCTGTGCGCCCCGCTCCTGGGCATGGCGGGCTTCGCGCTGCTGAGGATCAGACGGCCCGCCGCCACCGGCGCCGCGGCCGGCACCCCCGACGCGGAGCCGCTCGCGGTGAGCGGCTGATCACCCCTCCGTGGCCTCCCGCACCGCGGCGGCGAGCAGGGCGACGCCGCGGGTGATGCGGGGCGCCGGCAGGGCCGCGTACCCCATGAGGAACGTGGGCTCGGCCGGCGGGTCCTGTACGAAGTAGCCCGACGCGGGGTAGATCCGCACCCCGTGCGCGGCCGCCGCCTCGACGATCCGGCTCTCCGGCACGCCGCGCGCCCCGGCCAGCGTGACCAGCACGTGCAGCCCCGCCGCCTGCCCCGACACCCGCACACCGGCCCCGAAGTGCTCGTGCAGCGCTTCCAGGAGACGGCTCCGGCGCTGGCGGTAGAGCCGGGTCATGCGGCTGATGTGCCGGGCATACGCACCGGTGGCGATGAAGTCGGCGAGGGCGTCCTGGGCGATGGTGGGGGTGAGCCGGTCGGTGATCCACTTGATGCCGAGGAAGGGCTGCACCAGGTGCGGCGGCAGCAGGGCGTAGCCGATGCGCAGGGCGGGGAAGAGCGTCTTGCTGAAGCTGCCGACGTAGACCACGGTGTCGCGGTGCCGCTCGGCGGCGAGCGCCGGGAGCCGCTCTCCGGTGAACGTGAACTCGTGGTGGTAGTCGTCCTCCAGGACGGTCGCCCCGCGCTGGTACGCCCACTCGAGCAGCCCGCGCCGGCGCGGCTCGGACAGGATGAACCCGGTGGGGAACTGGTGCGACGGCGTCACATACACGAGCTTCACGCGCGCGGGGTCGTGGCCGTGGGCGCGTACGCGGGCGTCGATGTCGCCGACGCGCAGCCCCTGTTCGTCCACCGGCACGGGCACCACGTGCGCCTGCGAGCAGCCGAAGACCTGGCGCAGCACGGTGTGGCTCGGATCCTCGATCACCACGACGTCGCCCGGCCCGACCAGCATGCGGACCAGGATGTCCATGGCCTGGGTCGCGCCGCTGGTGACCATGAGGTGATCGGGCGAGGCGTCCAGGGCCCGGCTCTGGCGGACCAGCGTGGCGATCTCCGTCCGCAGCGCGGGCGAGCCCTCGGCCGGCCCGTAGCCGAGCGAGGCGGCGTCCGCGCGGCCGTACGCGTCGTGCATGGACTGCCGCCAGCGCGCCACGGGGAACTCGGCGAGCGCGGGCATCCCGTGCCGGAAGTCGAGGGCGCCGCTGGGGCGGCGCACGGGCGGCGGCTCCCAGGGCTGCCACAGGGCGCTGCCGCCGTCGGTGGCCCTGGGCGGCTGCGGCGCCAACGCGGCCGCGTCCGTGGGGCGTTGGGGCTCGGCGGGGACATCCGCGCCGGGGGCGATGCGGGTGCCGGAGCCGCGCTTGGCGGTGATGACGCCGTTGGCGCGCAGCAGCTCGTAGGCGCGGGTCACGACGGTCCGCGACACGTCGAGCTGCCGGGCGAGCTCACGCGAGGCCGGAAGCCCGTCCCCGGGGCGCAGCCGGCCGGCCCGGACCAGCGCGGTGATCCGCTCACCGAGCTGCTGCTGCAACGGCGTACGACCGTCCCGGTCGAGCACGATGAGCAACTCCGGCGACCCCACGGCGCTCCCCCTTCTACGGGCTTCAACGGGCATCCCCTCGGTGGCGAGTGTGCCATGGCGGGGTGGGTGGGGTGGGCGGGGTGGGTGGGTCGGGGACGGCCGGGAGAGCGGCCTCGCGCGACGTCTCTCTTTCGCCCGGCCGTGGAGGGAACCGCCGACCGATGAGACGTCGGGCTTCGCGGGCCGCGAGGTGTTGCCGGGCTTCGGCCCAGACCTCTTCGAAGTCCTGGAGGGTCAGCGGCTCCTCGACGTGCCCTTGCCAGTCGGTCACGGGCGACTCGGCCGTGAACCCGTACCGGGCATCGTCGTCCTCGACCGAAGCGGCGGCGACGGGTTGCCGCGCCGGACCTTCGAGCTCGACCTGTCGGCTCACCCATTCGTCGTCGCCGACCTCGAAGTAGAACCAGGTGTCTTCTTCGTCCCAGTAGCTACGGAACCATCGCGTCACCGGCCCATCCTGGCTCATTCTGGCCCGTCGTCGTCGTAGTCGCCGTCGCCGCCGTCCGGCAGCTCGCGGTCCGGCAGTTCGCCGTCCGGCAGCTCGAGGGTCGATGGCCGATGGCCGATGGCCGATCGAACCACCCGGGCCTCCGGCTTGCCGCTCCGCCTCGACGCGAGATGAGCCGGGCGAGCGACTCCGTGGGCCGGCAGAGCCACGCGAGGAGAGGGCTGGTGACCACGAACCGGTGGACACTGATCCGGCCCTGCCGCTTGTCCAGGACCGGTGGCGCCTCGTCCCGGTAGACGGAGCGGAGGTAGAGGCGACGGACCGGAGCTCCGGCCAGCAGCAACGGGCGACGCGACGAGGACCGTCCGGCTCCTGGCCGGCCGCGACGAGGCGCTCGCCGACCTCGCCGACCTCGCCGACCTCGCGGACCTCGCGGACCTCGCGGACCTCGCCGACCTCGCGGACCTCGCGGACCTCGGTCTTCGGGCCACGACGCGGTCTGCTCAGGGTGCGGCGGATCGCACCCATCGCGCGAGTCCTGAAAGTGCCCTGACGAGATCCTGTTCTGTCTGAAGGAAGCGGTGTTCAGAGTGGACCTGACCGCTCTCGACGTCTACGTGGTCGAGTTCCGCCTCGCCGGTGTCCCAGACCGCGAGGGCGGCGAGCCGGGCATCGGTGCTGAGGGTCACCCAGGCGCTCGCCTTGTCGCGTCCGTCGGTCGGAGACGTGTCGATCTCACAGTCGATTGCAGCTGCTCGGAGGCCGGATGCCTGGGCGGTGCACCAAGCGGCAAGTGCATCAAGGGCATGAGGGAAAGCGGTCATGGCGACTCCGTCGAAGGCGTCCCGGCCAGGGCGTTGGCCGGTGAGTAGGAGGGGAGGCGGCTCGCGAGACGCATGTCATCGTCGTCGTACGAGGGCCCGAGAAGGTCAGGCATTCCACCATCTCTCGGTGCCACAGCCGACTTCGTAGTGCCACCACCCCTCCCGCTGCCCCTGGTTCAGGAGCGCCTTGATCCCGGTGAAGTCCGCGGCCGCCGGTGCGGTGAAGGCCACCATGGGGAAGTCGTCGCTGAAGACCTCGCCTCCGAGCCCGAACGCCGAAAGACGCTGGTGCACCGCCTGGGGACTGCGTCCCAAGGGGCCGGTAGGGATGGGCACGACGCGAATCGTGCAGTTGCCGGCCGTGCCGACTCGTTCCACGGACCAATGGAGTCCGTCGCCGTCCGTCCGATACCGGACCACGTCACCTTCAGCGACACCGTCTTGAAGGAACGGGATGTTCCGCACCATCGCCGTGTTGTCGCCGAGCTTCGTTGCCCACAGGCCCTCGGTGTCCTGCGGGAGCCACCCCTCGCGAGGAACGAACCGGAATCAGACCTTGATCTTCTCGTCCGCGCTCTCCATGTCCGGCATCATGCGCCGCCCGGAAGCGGCCCTGCTCACCGGGGCCGAACTGATTGATCAACCTGCGACTGCCCTCGGTCGGGGTCCATGGGCCGAGGACGGTCGGGGCGGACCGTCAATCGGCCCCGGCGCGCGGCTAGTTCGCGAGTTGGGCTTGGAAGGCGGCTCGGTTGAAGTACGCCTTGGCGTCCTGGATGAGGCCGTCCTCGTCGAGTTCGTAGATGTTGATGCCGGACCAGTTGACCGGCTTGCCGTCCAGAGCGACGGCGGCGCCGCGCCAGGAGACGGCGACCTGGTTGCCGACCGTGTGTGCCTCCAGGGGGGTGAGGCCGAGGAAGGGCTGGAAGTTGGGGAGTACGGAGGCGATGAAGTCGCGGATGGCGGGGCGTCCGATGAGCGGCGGTGTGCCGACCGGGTCGTGGAAGACGCCGTCTTCGGCGAATGTCTGGGCCCAGGCATCGGCATCGCCCTGCTGGGAGGCCCGGAAGAACTGGAGAACTGCCAGTGGCATGGCCGGGTATGTCATGAAGAATCCTTCGAATTGGAGGGCGAGGAGGGCGGGGAGGGCGGCGAGGGTGAGGAGGGTGGGGAGAGCGGGGGATCCGAGGCGGCGGGAGGGGCCCGGGGCCGGGGCCGGGGCAGCGCCCGGGGTCGTGCCTGTGCCTGCGGCCGTGCCCGCGCCCGGGGTCGCACCCGGGGTCGTACCCGGGGTCGTGCCTGTGCCCGTGCCCGTGCCCGCGCCCGGGGCCGGTCGGCGGTCACCGGGCGCGCAGGTCGACGGGTGCCGCAGCGCCGGCCTCCTGCCGACGGGCACCGGCCAGGCAGAGGGTGAGCGCGAGGAGAGCGAGCATCCCTATGAGTGCGCACACGCCCAGCCAGTTCAGCCGGACGAAGGCGCGGATGCCGAGCCAGGATCCGGCGCTGCCGCCGAGGAACGAGCAGGTCATGTAGGCGGTGTTGAGCCGGCTGCGGGCCTCGGGGCGCAGCGCGAAGATACGGGCCTGGTTGGCGACTTGGCTGCACTGCACCGCGATGTCGAGCAGCAACAGCCCGGCCACCAGGGCCGCCAGCCCCACCCAGGAGCCGGCCGCACCTCCGGCCAGGACGGCCGCTGCGGTGAGGGTGGCAAGGATGCACCAGAGGTTCACCCGGTCCGCGCCGTTGCGGTCCACCCACCGCCCGGCGGCCGGGGCGCAGAACATGCTGGCCGCGCCGATCAACGCCAACACGCCCACCACCTGCGTACCAAGGCCGTAGCGAGGGCCGGTGATCAGCAGGGCGAGCGCGGTCCAGGCGGCACTGAACCCGCCGAAGAGGGTGGCCTGGAAGAGTGCCGAGCGGCGTAGGTCCGGCTCGGTGCGCAGCATCCGTACACCGGCCGCAAGCAGGGCGCCGTAGCGCTCCCGTACGGCCGGAGCGGTGTCCGGCAAGGCGGTGTGGAGCACGATCGCCAGCAGTGCGGTGAGCGCGGCGGCGGCCAAGTACGGGGCGCGCCAGCCCAGTTGCTCACCGAGGGCGGAGCCGAAGGTGCGGGACAGCAGGATCCCGCCGATCAGCCCGCCCTGCAGGGTCCCGATGACGGCGCCTCGCCGGTCGGCCGGAACCAGCCCCGCGGCCATGGGCAGCAGTAGCTGTGGCACCACGGTCGCCACCCCGACCACCGCGCCGGTCGCGAGCAGGGCGCCGGTGGCCGGGGCGAGAGCGGCGGCCAGGAGGGCAAGTGCGGTCACGGCGAGCAGCGCGGTGATCAGGGGGCGGCGCGGGAGCCGGTCGCCGAGGGGGACCAGAAAGAAGATCCCGACGGCATACCCGAGCTGCGTCACGGTCGCCACGGTCGCGGCCGAGTCCGCCGTGATGCCGAAGCTGTCGGCGATGAGCGGCGCCAGGGCCTGCGGGAAGTAGACGTTCGCCACGCTGACCCCGCAGGCCAGCGCCATGACCAACGGCAGCCGACGGGGCAGTGCCGGTACGGAGGGCGGTGGTGAATCAGGGCAGGACATCACGACTCCAAACGAACGAACTAGATGGTTCGGACGGCAGGAAGAGCGTCGCAGACGGCTCCGCGATCAGTCAAACGAACTGGTTCGTTACCATCGGTGCATGGCGTACGACTCGAAGGCAACCAAAGAGCGGATCCTGGCGGCGGCCGCCGCGGAGTTCGCCCAGTACGGCGTGGCCGGCGCCCGCGTGGACCGCATCGCCGCCGAGGCCAAGGCCAACAAGCGGGCGATCTACGAGTACTTCGGCGACAAGAACAAGCTCTTCGCCGACGTCCTGGAACACCTCATGGCCGACCTCGCCCAAGCCGTCCCGCCCGGCGACGAGGACCTGCCCGCCTACGCCGAGCGGCTCTTCGACTACCACCGTGCTCACCCCGAGGCCCTGCGCCTGCTCATGTGGGAGGCGCTCGAACTCGGCGACCAGCCCGTCCCCGGCGAAGAGGCCCGCACCCGGCACTACGAGGACAAGATCCGCGCCACCCGCGCCACCCGGGCCGCCTCGGACGGCGAAGCCCGCGACCGGCTGTTCTTCACCCTCGGCCTGGTCGGCTGGACCTTGGCCATGCCCCAGCTCCGCCGCATGATCCTCGGCCCCGACCACACCCTCGACCAGCTCCGCCCCGCCATCGCCGAAGCGGTCCGCACCCTCCCGGGACGCAGCGAAACCCGTCCTACGAACTGACGCCCTGCAGCACGGCCTTCCGCGGCGGCGGGCTTCCCGGGCTAAGGACGCCTAGACCGCGCCCACGGACGTAGAGCGGCGGAACGTGTTGGCCGTCTGCTGGGTTACGAGGCCGCCTGGCACGCGAGCATCATCGACCTCTCGCCCGGAGTGCGGGCGTGGAACTCGGTCACCCGGCATACCTTCGATGGGGTCGGGGGCCGGCTGGTCCTACACCGTGGTGTTGCTGCAGGTGGGCGAGGACTGAGCCGCGCTGACGCGGGCACCGCGTCAGGAGTTCGATCACTGCGGGCACTGCGGGCACCGCGGGCACTGCGGGCACTGCCGGAGAGCGGCCTGGCCACGTTGGCCGCGCCAGGCTGCCTGGGAGTGTCGGCGTCCGACGCCGTTGATGTCACTTGTGGATGTCGGAACTGCGGCCCCGTGCGCCTGCTGACACGATGTTCCCGTAGTTGACCCGGAACGCATTAAAGCAGAGGCCGTGGCGTACTGCCGAGCACTCGACGATGCCGGCACCCAGCGGCACCACTTCCGCCCCGCTGACGAGGAGGGCGGCCTGTGATACATCGAGGCCGTACCCGACCACAGCGAGTTGGTCGTCATCAAGCAAGCCGAGCTGACTTCGGCCGGCGAACTCCATCGGTGCAGCTTGGGGCACCTGGAGGACGAGCACGGTGGCCTGACAGACCGGGCGAACGATCCTGGGGTAATTCCGCTGGAGCCCATCCCAGCCGAAGAGTTCCAGCGGATATGGCCTCGCTAAGCGTGCTGGACAACCGCCTTAGGAGAGCGGGTGGAGCGCAGGCAGATGACCTGCGGCTTCGCTGGCCGTGCAAGTGGGATCATGGACTTGGAGATAGCCCATGTCGTCCACCAGCTGCTTCTCTCTACTGACGCTGACGATGAGTAGGTTGCCCCGATACGCCCGCGGTATGGCAGACCGAATCAACTACGGCTGCACATCGGCGTGTTCACGTGGTCGGACGACCAAATAATGCGTGCCGCAACCGTGCCAGACACAGGGGTTGGCCACGGTCAACATGGCTAGCAAGCGGGCGCATCCGTGCCCGGGTTGGGTGCGGGGACGTTGACCTGCGTTGGTGGAGGGCCGCTCGCCGAGTCAGGCACACTCCTGGTCTTGTCCGAACGACCGTGAACCGGCTGAATGAGGGCGAAATTGAAACGGTCCTCCCCTCCATCATCGGCCGAGGAGTCGAAGCTCGGTGGGTAGCCTTTGCGCCGGTACGTTTGGGTGGGGAGCCGTCGACGGGACGCGATGGAGGGGCTGGGCTATGGGGCGGTCGAACGAAGCCCGTGACACTGAGATGTGCAAGATGTACGCGGACGGTCACACCTTGCAGGAGATCGGGGATCAGTACGGCGTCACCAGGGAGCGGGCGCGCCAGATTATCAGCAGGAGGAGCGACGCCGTTTCGGCGTCGACTGCGCGCAATGCGCGGCGCGAGGCACGGGCCGAGAAACTGACTAGTCAGGTCGGAGAATTCCTCACAGCCCATCAGGTGGGCATCGTCAAGCTTGCGGAGGAAGGAGTGAGCCGTAGCGATGTCGAGGCCCGTTTCGCTCTCTTGTATCCCGAGGTTCCGGCGGCAGTAGTGCGTGAAGCAATCGCCGAAGCCAACGTCTTGTTCGACGTGGATGTGCAGGAGTTCGCCTTCTCCGTCACGGCTGTAGAAGGCGCCGTCTGGTACGCCCTCGCCCGTGAGCACGGGCTTGGAGGCGACCGGCTAGGAGCGGCACAGAGGATGGACCTCGATGAGCTCGAAGGGACAGGCCAGGCTCTCCTACGGGAAGGGGTCGAATCGGGCGCTGCTGCGGAGATCCTCGGCCTGATCCACGCTGCCCAGGAACTTGTACGGTCTGGTGCACAAGTCGGCATATCCGCAGCGCGTTACAACGCGCGACGGGAGTCAGTGCTCGAGGAGCTGGGAATGGAATCCAGTAAAGGGACCAGGCCCTGGCCGCCTACCAGTCAGACCGTCATGAAGCGGCTGGGACAGGGCTCATGGGCCAAGGCCCAGATCGCCCTCGGTCTCACTCCCGATTCCCGGGGCCGGCCCCAAGGGCTGCTGCTGTTCGAGCCTCAGGACTATCCGGCGGCCGTGGCGGACTTCATTCGCGATGCCCAATCTGTTGGCAGCCCCTCCACCTTCGAGGGGTACATGTCATGGGTTGAGGCGGAGGAAAGGTCCGGTCGCAGGCGCCCGTCCGCACCGTCCGTACGCCTCTACTATCGAGGGTGGACTTCGGCCAAGCGGGCTGCGGTCGCGGAGGGGGCTACCGTCGCCCGTCGGACGAAAGAGCGGTCCGGGGTTCCACAGGCCGCGACAGCATTGCACCACGCCCAGCAGGAGATCGATCGGGCCATAGGTGCGCTGGTCGGGCTCCGGCCCGCGGACCGATCCGCGCACCTGGAGCGCTTCGTCAAGGCGTTTATGCAGGAGTTTGAATTCCGGCGCCGAGGGTGGATTCGCGCGGCGGTGGCGCTGGACGGGTCGACTATCGGGCGACGACTTTCCGACCCTACGCTCAAGACAAAACACAGGACGGCTCTGACGCAGAGCCCACCCGCCGTGGGCGAAGTCTTGACCGACATGTATCTCGACAAGCTTGGGGCTGGCGACCCGCGCGTCACCGATGGCTGGATGAGGCCGGACGTACAGGCTGAGCTCGATGCCGTGGGGGTTGGGACTGTCGCACGCTTCACCGTTCTGAAGGAATCAAGGAACTACCTCGTGCATGGCTCCCAGGAGGCGCGGCGGCGGCTTGAGGCTGCCCTGAAGGAGCTTGCCACCGTGGAGTCCGGGTTTGAGCTCAAGCAATCCTTAACGCCGCGAGTCTTGCTCACCTGGTTGCTTGCGAACGACCAGCGGCGACTGCGAGTACTCCTCGGCTGTGTGCCGGACCTATGGCGGGCCATGGTGATTGGGGAGACGCTGCTTGTGGCCGCACCCCAGACGTAACCGCCGGCCGGGTCCTCATGAGCCGTGTGGTGATCTGGGAGCGGCCCCTGTTCTGTTGCCTGCGCGGCAGCACCGCAGAGGGCCGCACGCAGACGCGGCCGGAGCATGCCGGGTTAGCGGGAAACGACAACTCAGTCCCTTACATGCTGGCGCTGTCAGTCACGTGCTGCATCATCGCGCCCATGACCACAGTGCAACCGCGCGGTACATCCTTCCCGCCAGGAGCGCGCGACATCCGGCACCGAGCATGGGTGCGGATCCGTTTGAGCGCCCGCCGCGCGATCCGCGTCAGCGGACGCGATTTCCGGGGCTGGTGCACGAACACTAATGAGCAAAGATTTCAGAAGGAGACCCGGGATCTCTGGGTGTCCTTGGACCATCTCGGTATCCGTGGCGAGGACCTTCCCTATACCGTGCTGGCTCAGCGGTCGCTGAGTATGACCTGGGGGTCCTTTCTGTCTCGGGGTGTCGTAGCTCCTGTCGCGAGCCTGATCATCACCACCATCTCCGTGCCAGCCCTGGCGCTGGCTACCTTGAACTTTGCCCACCACTACGGCGTCGACAACCTGGAACAGGCAGCAGGGTTCCTCTACGAGCAGTGGGGCAAGGTGGCTGCCAGCTCGGCTCCGGGACGTGACCCCGTATTCGCCGTGGTGGCCAATATGGCGTTGCTCGGGATCCCTGCGTGGGTGATGTGGCGCACCCTGCGCAAGGGAGTTTTCCGCAAGTACTGGCTTACACAGCGAACTTGCGCGGCACTCGTGCGATGCGCGCAGGCGAAGACAGTGACGGGTATCGACCGTCCGGATCGGCTCCGGCAAGTGGATAGCCTGTGCCGAGCCGTTGAGTGGAGCATCTGGCGTTCCCACCTCTGGCGCGGAGGCATGACCCGGCGCTCACCGCGAAGGGGCGCTGCCCGTCACCACGCGGCCGCTGTCATTGGCGCTCTACACCGCGAACTCGGCGGCTCGACATCGAGCCCGACACTTCTTTGGATGATCTGGCCAAGATGCTCGCGACGATCGGTGAACAACACGCAGCGGGGTACGTTGCCGCCCTCCTTCCTGCCGAGACTCTGGAAGGTGTCACACCGGTCTCGCTGCAGCGCCATGCGCTCCGTGAATCGTTCGCCATTGTGCGCGGCACCGTTGCAGCTCTGGGTTCGGTCCTGGTCTTGGACCATCTCTTACCTGTGCTCGGAGTCCGCGACGATCTCACGGGATGGTTTCTCGCCGGCGGTGCCCTCGTCGCGGCCGTTACGGCTGTCGGATGGCGTCGTGTCCACGACTTCCTGGGAGTCTTTCCCGGGCTGTAGGCGCCCTCTGCTGAGCATGGTCGGCCTCGGCGCGGTGCGCATGCACAAGTGC
Encoded here:
- a CDS encoding ATP-grasp domain-containing protein; protein product: MNPAILVIHRPAAGRYTTQFRSVVVAAAELGVGTVVLLPAGVEAPEAAGLPHYHCDLDDPAELRAAVGRIVAEHRIERIFPLFEGDVLPASRARKDHGIPGLMPSQALNFRDKNVMHRRAEELGVTVARSCRPDTVSAVAGFAEEVGYPVVVKPYAGWACGNTYRVDDRAELDRVWAEMGDDRHEYRVEEFVHGTEFHVDSLVQRGDVVFEQLSQYTYSVLDYRDEPGGTISRKYGLTPAERRILELNGVILRGFGLGTGVVHAEFFLRDDGEIVFGEAGARAGGGSIVPAVQAGRGINLAGEWCRLELDPHHRPAARLGPEIGTEYLSSDAYGTITAVTSAAELTSLEGVLDADVWKGVGDTIAPPTASNDVLGWYVCEGRDFEEVKARFKTVRDTFRVRTGGRP
- a CDS encoding MFS transporter, with the translated sequence MTWVARLRQLPLALRVLFLASFVNRAGMFVFPLLAVYLVRGKGLSPGEAGLLISVGSTGLLAGSLLSGPLCDRGGRRTALLSALLLNAAGYLGLALLDGAPWTYAALLFVALVGMGMFSPASNTLVADLTTPEQRPFAYTISYVGNNLGMGVGPLLGGVAAAYSYHVMFAGNIAAGLLCAAMILLRVPHDRRRPPLNTGRDKSRSGRRRLGHTHVLLLVLVSFFYVVPLIGLEYALPLAVTTVLHDSAGLVGAVYTINSVVVVSLGLVMEKHLRGHGTKALLLAAGLLWTLGLAVIVLGFSLPALLLSTVVWTLGEIIVSVVVPTYVADHVDEHRVGTFMALNGFVLGLARLVVPVGLGVLWTADGHRPVFVTLLCAPLLGMAGFALLRIRRPAATGAAAGTPDAEPLAVSG
- the pdxR gene encoding MocR-like pyridoxine biosynthesis transcription factor PdxR; its protein translation is MGSPELLIVLDRDGRTPLQQQLGERITALVRAGRLRPGDGLPASRELARQLDVSRTVVTRAYELLRANGVITAKRGSGTRIAPGADVPAEPQRPTDAAALAPQPPRATDGGSALWQPWEPPPVRRPSGALDFRHGMPALAEFPVARWRQSMHDAYGRADAASLGYGPAEGSPALRTEIATLVRQSRALDASPDHLMVTSGATQAMDILVRMLVGPGDVVVIEDPSHTVLRQVFGCSQAHVVPVPVDEQGLRVGDIDARVRAHGHDPARVKLVYVTPSHQFPTGFILSEPRRRGLLEWAYQRGATVLEDDYHHEFTFTGERLPALAAERHRDTVVYVGSFSKTLFPALRIGYALLPPHLVQPFLGIKWITDRLTPTIAQDALADFIATGAYARHISRMTRLYRQRRSRLLEALHEHFGAGVRVSGQAAGLHVLVTLAGARGVPESRIVEAAAAHGVRIYPASGYFVQDPPAEPTFLMGYAALPAPRITRGVALLAAAVREATEG
- a CDS encoding immunity protein TriTu family protein, translated to MTAFPHALDALAAWCTAQASGLRAAAIDCEIDTSPTDGRDKASAWVTLSTDARLAALAVWDTGEAELDHVDVESGQVHSEHRFLQTEQDLVRALSGLARWVRSAAP
- a CDS encoding nuclear transport factor 2 family protein; the protein is MPLAVLQFFRASQQGDADAWAQTFAEDGVFHDPVGTPPLIGRPAIRDFIASVLPNFQPFLGLTPLEAHTVGNQVAVSWRGAAVALDGKPVNWSGINIYELDEDGLIQDAKAYFNRAAFQAQLAN
- a CDS encoding MFS transporter, which codes for MSCPDSPPPSVPALPRRLPLVMALACGVSVANVYFPQALAPLIADSFGITADSAATVATVTQLGYAVGIFFLVPLGDRLPRRPLITALLAVTALALLAAALAPATGALLATGAVVGVATVVPQLLLPMAAGLVPADRRGAVIGTLQGGLIGGILLSRTFGSALGEQLGWRAPYLAAAALTALLAIVLHTALPDTAPAVRERYGALLAAGVRMLRTEPDLRRSALFQATLFGGFSAAWTALALLITGPRYGLGTQVVGVLALIGAASMFCAPAAGRWVDRNGADRVNLWCILATLTAAAVLAGGAAGSWVGLAALVAGLLLLDIAVQCSQVANQARIFALRPEARSRLNTAYMTCSFLGGSAGSWLGIRAFVRLNWLGVCALIGMLALLALTLCLAGARRQEAGAAAPVDLRAR
- a CDS encoding TetR family transcriptional regulator, with product MAYDSKATKERILAAAAAEFAQYGVAGARVDRIAAEAKANKRAIYEYFGDKNKLFADVLEHLMADLAQAVPPGDEDLPAYAERLFDYHRAHPEALRLLMWEALELGDQPVPGEEARTRHYEDKIRATRATRAASDGEARDRLFFTLGLVGWTLAMPQLRRMILGPDHTLDQLRPAIAEAVRTLPGRSETRPTN